The DNA region CCTGCCCCTGAAATTACCCTTAAAGGGTAATTTTGACTAATCGAAAATCCCGCTTCATTCCCTCTCTCTGACCGTAGGCGGTTGCCGTCCTACTTGAAGCTGACTAACATGTCAGAAAATTCATCCTATGATTGGATGAAAGGGCGAATCCTATGTCAGACATTTCTCCGCTAGTTAAACGGTCCCTGGTCGACCAGGCACTGGACCAGCTACGCCTGCGCATCACCGAAGGCGTCTGGACGGTCGGCCAGCGTTTACCGACCGAACCTGAGCTGTCCGCCGAGCTGGGCATCAGCCGCAATACCGTGCGTGAAGCCATGCGTGTATTGGCGTTTTCCGGGTTGATCGAAATCCGTCAAGGCGACGGCAGCTATTTGCGGGCGGTGGTCGATCCGCTCGACACCATGAAGGCGTTGTCCCGCTGCTCCCACGAGCAGGCCCGGGAGACTCGGCACATTCTGGAAGTCGAGGCCATCGGCCTGGCCGCGTTGCGTCGTACCGACGAAGACCTGGTGGCATTGCGTGAGGCGTTGGGCGTCAGTGGCAGTCACTACCACGGCGATCTCGACACGTATATCGCCTGCGATCTGGTGTTCCACCGCCGCTTGGTTGACGCCGCACACAACCCGACCCTCAGTGAGTTGTACCGCTATTTTTCCAGCGTCATCGGGGCGCAGTTGCGCGAGACCCTGAACATTTCCCCTCGACGCCAAGAGGTGTTCGACCTCCATATCGAACTGCTTGATGCCGTCGAGCAACGCGACCCGGAACGGGCCAAAGCCCTGTCGAGGCAGTTGATCAATGAACCTTGAAACCGAGAATTCCATGTCCAGCAGCAACAGCAACATCACTCAGCCCAAGCGCACGGCGGAGCTCGAAGAGCTGCTGATCGACGCGGAGGCGGATGACGAACAGGTCCAGCAAAGTCACCCGATCCTGCGGCGGCCGTGGCTGCTGTTGCTGGGCCTGATTCTGGTGGCGCTGAACCTGCGTCCGGCGCTGTCGAGCATGGCGCCGATGCTCAGCGAGGTGTCGAAAACCCTCGGTTTGTCGGCAGCCCAGGCCGGTTTGCTGACGACGTTGCCGGTGCTGTGCCTCGGCTTGTTTGCACCACTGGCGCCCGTGCTGGCACGACGTTTCGGCGCCGAGCGAGTGGTGCTGGGCATTCTCTTGATGTTGGCCGGTGGGATCATCCTGCGCAGTTCGTTCGGCGAGATCGGCCTGTTTGCCGGCAGCGTGCTGGCCGGCGCGAGCATCGGTGTGATCGGCGTATTGCTGCCCGGCATCGTTAAGCGCGACTTCGCGAAACACGCGGGCACCATGACCGGCGTCTACACCATGGCCCTGTGCCTGGGCGCGGCGATGGCCGCGGGTGCGACCGTGCCGTTGAGCGAGCATTTCGACAAGAGCTGGGCCTTGGGCCTCGGCTTCTGGGTGGTTCCGGCATTGGTCGCGGCGATTTTCTGGTTGCCACAGGTCGGGCAGAAACACGGAGCGCACAACGTCGCGTATCGGGTTCGCGGTCTGTTGCGTGATCCACTGGCCTGGCAAGTGACGCTCTACATGGGCCTGCAATCTTCTCTGGCCTACATTGTGTTCGGCTGGTTGCCGTCGATCCTGATCGGTCGCGGCCTGACGCCGACCCAGGCGGGTCTGGTGCTGTCAGGCTCGGTCATTGTTCAGTTGGCGAGTTCACTGGCGGCGCCATGGCTGGCGACGCGTGGCAAGGATCACCGTCTGGCGATCGTCATCGTCATGCTGCTGACCCTTGGCGGTTTGTTCGGTTGTCTTTACGCACCGATCGAAGGCTTGTGGGGCTGGGCGATCCTGCTGGGTCTGGGGCAGGGCGGTACGTTCAGTCTGGCGTTGACCCTGATCGTGCTGCGTTCGCGGGACGCCCATGTCGCGGCGAACCTGTCGAGCATGGCCCAAGGCTTCGGTTACACCCTGGCGTCCATGGGGCCGTTCGCGGTCGGCATCGTGCATGACTGGACCGGTGGCTGGAACGACTTGGGCTGGATTTTCGGCATCATCGGCCTTGGGGCGATCATCGCCGGTCTCGGCGCCGGCCGTTCGCTGTACGTCCAGGTCGAAAGCGAAAAGGTCTGACACCCGCGCACTGTCGGTATTCGGCTCACGAATGCCGATAGTGTTTCGCGCCTTTGTTGACTATCGTGCAGGCAATCTTTTGAAACCACTTTGCGCATCTATTTGCACATCCAGAGGGAGCCTGTCCATGAGTGATGCCCACAACGCATTGATCACCCAGTTCTACCAAGCCTTCCAGCGTCTGGATGCCGAGGCCATGAGTGCCTGCTATACCGACGACGTGGTGTTCAGTGATCCGGCGTTCGGCGAGTTGCACGGCCGCGATGCAGGCGACATGTGGCGCATGCTCACTACCCGAGCCAAGGATT from Pseudomonas sp. ACM7 includes:
- a CDS encoding FadR/GntR family transcriptional regulator — protein: MSDISPLVKRSLVDQALDQLRLRITEGVWTVGQRLPTEPELSAELGISRNTVREAMRVLAFSGLIEIRQGDGSYLRAVVDPLDTMKALSRCSHEQARETRHILEVEAIGLAALRRTDEDLVALREALGVSGSHYHGDLDTYIACDLVFHRRLVDAAHNPTLSELYRYFSSVIGAQLRETLNISPRRQEVFDLHIELLDAVEQRDPERAKALSRQLINEP
- a CDS encoding CynX/NimT family MFS transporter, with the protein product MNLETENSMSSSNSNITQPKRTAELEELLIDAEADDEQVQQSHPILRRPWLLLLGLILVALNLRPALSSMAPMLSEVSKTLGLSAAQAGLLTTLPVLCLGLFAPLAPVLARRFGAERVVLGILLMLAGGIILRSSFGEIGLFAGSVLAGASIGVIGVLLPGIVKRDFAKHAGTMTGVYTMALCLGAAMAAGATVPLSEHFDKSWALGLGFWVVPALVAAIFWLPQVGQKHGAHNVAYRVRGLLRDPLAWQVTLYMGLQSSLAYIVFGWLPSILIGRGLTPTQAGLVLSGSVIVQLASSLAAPWLATRGKDHRLAIVIVMLLTLGGLFGCLYAPIEGLWGWAILLGLGQGGTFSLALTLIVLRSRDAHVAANLSSMAQGFGYTLASMGPFAVGIVHDWTGGWNDLGWIFGIIGLGAIIAGLGAGRSLYVQVESEKV